In Lolium rigidum isolate FL_2022 chromosome 7, APGP_CSIRO_Lrig_0.1, whole genome shotgun sequence, the DNA window TCCTTCCCATCCAAACTTCCGCCGTTGACAAGCTCGAAAAAGGCCAGAACCTTACCGACGGCGAGACGTTGGTCTCGGCCGGCGGCACCTTCACCCTGGGCTTCTTCTCTCCCGGCGTGTCCACCAAGAAGTACCTCGGAATATGGTTCTCCGAGTCAAACGACACTGTCTACTGGGTAGCGAACCGCGACGACCCTCTCGGCGACGGGTCCGGCATGTTGGTGTTCAACAACGAGGGCAGCCTCGTCCTGCTCGGTGCCTCCGGCCGGTCGGTATGGTCTTCAGACTTCGTCGGCAGCGCTACAGCGCCGGTGGCTCAGCTCGTCGAGTCCGGCAACCTTGTCGTGCGCAACGGCACCAGCGACGCCTCTCTCTGGCAATCGTTCGATCACCCGTGCGACACCTTGCTGCCGGGCATGAAACTGGGCAAGAACTTTTGGAGCGGAGACAAGTGGGTACTCACGTCGTGGCGATCGGCCGACGACCCTACTTCGGGGGACTACATCCGCACGCTGGAAGCGACTAGATCGAGCGGGCTGCCGGAGCTCGTCCTATGGCACAACGGCGTCAAGACGTTCCGAACAGGGCCCTGGAACGGGCGGTGGTTCAACGGCGCCCCGGAGGCGTCGACGTTCTCGGACAAGTACCAGCTGCACGTGGACACCAGCGCGACCGAGACGACGTACGGGTACACCGCGTCGCCCGACGCCCCGCTGACCCGCGTCGTGGTGAACCACACCGGCGTGGCGCAGCGGCTGGTGTGGGATGCGAGCAGCCGGGCGTGGATCTCCTTCTTCAAGGGGCCCAAGGGCGACTGCGACGCCTACGCCCACTGCGGCGCGTTCGGCCTCTGCAACGGCACCGCGGTGTCGGTCTGCGGCTGCGTCCCTGGGTTCGTCCCCGCGACTTCGTCGGCGTGGCAGCTGAAGCAGTACGCCGGCGGGTGCCGGCGAAACGAGGTCCTGGACTGCCGCGGCGGGACCTCGACGGACCGCTTCAAGCTGGTTCCGGGGGTGAAGCTTCCCGACACGCACAATGCGTCGGTGGACACCGGCATCACCCTGGAGGAGTGCAAGGCGAGGTGCTACGCCAACTGCTCGTGCTTGGCCTACGCCGCCGCCTATACACAAGAAAGTGGTGATGGTACAGGCTGCATCATCTGGGCGGATACCATCGTTGATATTCGTCTCCTTGACAGAGGGCAGAATCTCTACTTGAGGTTGTCAAAATCGGAATTTGGTATGAACAGCTTATCCATCCACGCACTCTTGACATGCATGCATTTTTTCATCTTTGCGCTGAGCTTTCTTTTTTTTATCTTTCCATTTTCTCGAAAAGAAGTCTGAAATTACCGGTATTTGCATCAAAATGATGGAAACAACCGTTTTATTGTTTTATTTAATAAATTCTGATAAATTAATATATCGATCAACCTAAAGCCACCATCCTAACGACGCCTATAAGATTAATGATAGGTGTCCTTAATCGGAGCCACATGCAATGACCTCACACATAGGCATACAAAGCC includes these proteins:
- the LOC124670863 gene encoding S-locus-specific glycoprotein S6-like, whose product is MRPTRQLLSLLFLLQCIFLLPIQTSAVDKLEKGQNLTDGETLVSAGGTFTLGFFSPGVSTKKYLGIWFSESNDTVYWVANRDDPLGDGSGMLVFNNEGSLVLLGASGRSVWSSDFVGSATAPVAQLVESGNLVVRNGTSDASLWQSFDHPCDTLLPGMKLGKNFWSGDKWVLTSWRSADDPTSGDYIRTLEATRSSGLPELVLWHNGVKTFRTGPWNGRWFNGAPEASTFSDKYQLHVDTSATETTYGYTASPDAPLTRVVVNHTGVAQRLVWDASSRAWISFFKGPKGDCDAYAHCGAFGLCNGTAVSVCGCVPGFVPATSSAWQLKQYAGGCRRNEVLDCRGGTSTDRFKLVPGVKLPDTHNASVDTGITLEECKARCYANCSCLAYAAAYTQESGDGTGCIIWADTIVDIRLLDRGQNLYLRLSKSEFDDPIDGKRFPILLVVAPIASLASALTVLLVIFLIRWRMRRRIIGAISQNPSMAVLSVNLATIKHVTKSFSEDNRIGEGRFANVYQAQLAEGRTIAVKRLKQSALTRKGNRYFAREVEARAGLRHESLVRLLAYCNQGKERILVYEYMEHNSLDVYIFGSGESVIHGDLKPGNILLDNEWIPKIANFGTAKLLAVDQMGHGQTILVSTGYASPEYEQAGDMTLKCDIYSFGIIILETLCGRRNNEIKSLLEHVSKPWQRNNVMELFNEMGLPLPESDSEVLFKLERCIETALRCIRDSPDNRPPMSDIVYMLTNIPSYVNLTRHQTGDSMFTSKSRESGEAGPSSSDVNCLRPSINQADVD